A stretch of Phragmites australis chromosome 12, lpPhrAust1.1, whole genome shotgun sequence DNA encodes these proteins:
- the LOC133886758 gene encoding uncharacterized protein LOC133886758, which translates to MADIRSVAPPASASASTKKKHSKKRKAIDVTVDASLTGSSAAAAPVVAYFPSGYDPLATADEPPRARLFRHERRPTHVDLVVGSPGGGPDFVGRSYAGEAATPQLCSYALGVLDKASGTLKVVPIASNKILRLEPHLELQKPAHSQHSEVAPQAGSAVANDEMKIQDLTRVFGTQKDKDMDNKWRSLNEQRNDPSAYENLDLGNTNTSDSQAPEIVRNIPPYDPTADTSEKAYLFYEIIPKNIQPHLLEIVGHLESGEFPSKGYGSFVSNRVHKLHELQGEDKERLAWILSYITHLLSLLVRNGSMSKRHRKDRKENQANHGPATPHAVYRKLLLMFTEPGSSALSTEKNELLINYILVLSLFADDFRSDPSDICADLKMTRQMLKPYYDQLGCKAVSTGAFKPTFMTLPAPLKFPQEVTRRRWRR; encoded by the exons ATGGCGGACATCCGAAGCGTAGCCCcgcccgcctccgcctccgcctccaccaagaAGAAGCACTCCAAGAAGCGCAAGGCCATCGACGTCACTGTCGACGCCTCCCTCACAGGCAGTTCCGCCGCCGCGGCCCCCGTGGTCGCCTACTTCCCCTCCGGCTACGACCCCCTCGCCACTGCCGACGAGCCCCCGCGTGCGCGGCTCTTCCGCCATGAGAGGCGCCCCACGCACGTCGACCTCGTGGTCGGTAGCCCCGGTGGTGGCCCCGACTTCGTCGGCCGGAGCTACGCCGGCGAAGCCGCCACGCCGCAGCTCTGCAGCTACGCCCTCGGCGTCCTCGACAAGGCTTCAGGAACGCTTAAGGTCGTCCCCATCGCCTCCAACAAG ATTTTGAGGCTAGAGCCACATCTTGAACTGCAAAAACCAGCACATTCACAGCACTCTGAAGTGGCACCGCAAGCAGGCTCAGCTgtagcaaatgatgaaatgaagATACAAGATCTTACCAGGGTGTTTGGCACCCAGAAAGACAAGGACATG GATAATAAGTGGAGGTCATTAAATGAACAAAGAAATGATCCTTCTGCTTATGAGAACCTTGACCTTGGAAATACAAACACCAGTGACAGCCAGGCACCAGAAATTGTTCGGAACATTCCACCTTATGATCCTACTGCAGATACATCAGAAAAGGCATATCTTTTTTATGAGATTATTCCAAAGAATATACAGCCGCATCTTTTAGAAATTGTGGGTCATTTAGAATCAGGAGAATTTCCTTCAAAAGGCTATGGGAGTTTTGTTTCAAATCGTGTACACAAGTTGCATGAGCTTCAG GGTGAAGATAAGGAGAGGCTTGCTTGGATACTGTCCTACATCACACATCTCCTATCTTTGTTGGTACGAAATGGTTCCATGTCCAAGCGTCATAGGAAAGACAGAAAGGAAAACCAGGCAAATCATGGACCAGCGACCCCACATGCTGTATATCGTAAGCTGTTGCTGATGTTTACGGAACCAGGGTCTAGTGCCTTGTCGACAGAGAAAAATGAGCTTCTGATCAATTACATCTTGGTCCTATCGCTTTTTGCCGATGACTTCCGTTCCGATCCTTCAGATATATGCGCAGACTTGAAAATGACCCGGCAGATGCTTAAACCATACTACGACCAGTTGGGATGCAAAGCTGTGTCAACAGGTGCTTTTAAGCCTACTTTCATGACACTTCCAGCTCCTCTCAAGTTCCCACAAGAAGTTACAAGGAGAAGGTGGCGGCGGTAG
- the LOC133886759 gene encoding GRF1-interacting factor 3-like isoform X1: protein MQQQQMPMPPAAGVTTEQIQKYLDENKQLILAILENQNLGKLAECAQYQAQLQKNLLYLAAIADAQPQPSQNPASRPQMMQPGIAPGAGHYMSQVPMFPPRTPLTPQQMQEQQQLHQQQAQALPFPGQMVMRSANVNGMQPMQADPARPADLQQSAPVPTDGRGGKQDAVAGVSSEPSGTESYKSGTGADNEVGGDASEKS, encoded by the exons atgcagcagcagcagatgccTATGCCCCCGGcggccggcgtcaccaccgagcaGATCCAAAAG TATTTGGATGAAAATAAGCAACTTATTTTGGCCATCCTGGAAAATCAAAACTTAGGAAAGTTGGCTGAATGTGCTCA GTATCAGGCTCAACTTCAGAAGAATCTCTTGTATCTGGCTGCCATCGCAGATGCCCAACCCCAACCATCACAAAACCCTGCAAGTCGCCCTCAG ATGATGCAGCCTGGTATAGCGCCAGGTGCAGGGCATTACATGTCACAGGTACCAATGTTCCCTCCACGAACACCGTTAACCCCGCAACAGATGCAAGAGCAGCAACAGCTTCACCAGCAGCAAGCACAAGCTCTTCCTTTCCCTGGACAGATGGTCATGAGATCAGCTAACGTCAACGGCATGCAGCCTATGCAAGCTGACCCCGCTCGCCCAGCCGACCTTCAGCAGTCAGCCCCTGTTCCTACAGATGGGCGAGGAGGCAAGCAGGATGCAGTGGCTGGAGTGAGCTCAGAACCTTCTGGCACTGAGAGCTACAAAAGCGGAACTGGAGCGGATAATGAGGTGGGTGGTGACGCATCAGAGAAATCCTAA
- the LOC133886759 gene encoding GRF1-interacting factor 3-like isoform X2, whose amino-acid sequence MQQQQMPMPPAAGVTTEQIQKYLDENKQLILAILENQNLGKLAECAQYQAQLQKNLLYLAAIADAQPQPSQNPASRPQPGIAPGAGHYMSQVPMFPPRTPLTPQQMQEQQQLHQQQAQALPFPGQMVMRSANVNGMQPMQADPARPADLQQSAPVPTDGRGGKQDAVAGVSSEPSGTESYKSGTGADNEVGGDASEKS is encoded by the exons atgcagcagcagcagatgccTATGCCCCCGGcggccggcgtcaccaccgagcaGATCCAAAAG TATTTGGATGAAAATAAGCAACTTATTTTGGCCATCCTGGAAAATCAAAACTTAGGAAAGTTGGCTGAATGTGCTCA GTATCAGGCTCAACTTCAGAAGAATCTCTTGTATCTGGCTGCCATCGCAGATGCCCAACCCCAACCATCACAAAACCCTGCAAGTCGCCCTCAG CCTGGTATAGCGCCAGGTGCAGGGCATTACATGTCACAGGTACCAATGTTCCCTCCACGAACACCGTTAACCCCGCAACAGATGCAAGAGCAGCAACAGCTTCACCAGCAGCAAGCACAAGCTCTTCCTTTCCCTGGACAGATGGTCATGAGATCAGCTAACGTCAACGGCATGCAGCCTATGCAAGCTGACCCCGCTCGCCCAGCCGACCTTCAGCAGTCAGCCCCTGTTCCTACAGATGGGCGAGGAGGCAAGCAGGATGCAGTGGCTGGAGTGAGCTCAGAACCTTCTGGCACTGAGAGCTACAAAAGCGGAACTGGAGCGGATAATGAGGTGGGTGGTGACGCATCAGAGAAATCCTAA